In Choristoneura fumiferana chromosome 21, NRCan_CFum_1, whole genome shotgun sequence, a single genomic region encodes these proteins:
- the LOC141439792 gene encoding uncharacterized protein, with translation MFSNVLLAVCFAAITLAASDQTKTHTVIQDAEESMAVEKSRTKTPQELTEEKFDLVNEKMDLVGEKRDIISNDKSSKLEGKVPDKSGMNMDNSGRIMVRNGLSMGNNGLNIERMRSVRDLKAETNGTQIKTTILHQNGTQSDNSGKIMAKNGTNTVSSGRMGEIKGTQIKTTILHQNGTQSDNSGKIMAKNGTNTVSSGRMGEIKETQ, from the coding sequence ATGTTTTCCAACGTTCTATTGGCCGTCTGCTTTGCGGCAATAACGTTGGCGGCCAGCGACCAAACCAAGACCCATACTGTCATACAAGACGCAGAAGAATCAATGGCTGTAGAAAAATCTAGAACAAAAACGCCACAGGAACTTACAGAAGAGAAGTTCGATCTGGTCAATGAAAAGATGGACTTGGTAGGGGAGAAAAGAGATATAATTTCAAATGATAAAAGTTCAAAGCTAGAGGGAAAGGTACCGGACAAAAGTGGAATGAATATGGACAACAGTGGAAGGATTATGGTCAGAAATGGGCTGAGTATGGGCAACAATGGGCTGAATATAGAAAGGATGCGGAGCGTTCGAGATCTGAAGGCAGAAACAAACGGGACACAGATAAAAACAACGATATTGCATCAAAATGGGACGCAGTCGGACAACAGTGGAAAGATTATGGCCAAAAATGGAACGAATACGGTCAGCAGTGGAAGAATGGGAGAAATAAAAGGGACGCAGATAAAAACAACGATATTGCATCAAAATGGGACGCAGTCGGACAACAGTGGAAAGATTATGGCCAAAAATGGAACGAATACGGTCAGCAGTGGAAGAATGGGAGAAATAAAAGagacacaataa
- the LOC141439788 gene encoding cAMP-regulated phosphoprotein 21-like yields the protein MENPEPERSSAPEEGGSLNRNRSFKSKQLVRSQAIRESQSPPRAASPADAGAAGAGAPAEEEREEKRRPVEIQITGGSWEGPEQRARRRWPPQRDLLSNAPRVACVAGCRHSEQHCRGPRRRQTCPTKQDSGISCPDDCADCSDFEHTGGSSNDVRKACSLDSDEAYCRCPDRRDIKPKNNSLNRAESDVDKLEPSGPELVKFIKETLNKNARDRMTLLKIEKELHALVTDTGRCIVKFPVMTSYGRMLVHRAAALFQLTHHLDQATKNSVTVSKSGTCGGRIPCTSFKQWCTVNFPPSPVRHQDSVNAKSILKRDTHSPDDSGSNCRAVERSKSLEQREKDYERVRRRIFSEQDSCCQDESQWPWLNAGPVKLLTPDTGRNKLLKVQSLESSGPCQQSWRSRGAVSKSHSFGGYGTGADPPPQRLLSRQGDLASSSWRLSPSSSGYKTLSLRSTDSITPSPTGGASPEPAPEGAVVWAVTDLSSVPPGALVIHPQTGRPLTNADGSVYHFDPANPPVIYDASAYLQDQKVSR from the exons atggagAATCCTGAACCGGAAAGGAGTTCCGCCCCGGAGGAGGGCGGCTCTCTAAACAGAAATAGA AGTTTCAAATCAAAGCAGCTAGTCCGCAGTCAGGCCATACGCGAGTCGCAGTCGCCCCCCCGCGCCGCGTCCCCCGCCGACGCCGGagcggccggcgccggcgcacccGCGGAGGAAGAGAGAGAGGAGAAGCGGCGGCCGGTGGAGATACAG ATAACAGGCGGTTCATGGGAGGGCCCggagcagcgcgcgcgccgccgctggCCGCCGCAGCGCGACCTGCTGTCCAACGCGCCGCGCGTCGCGTGCGTCGCGGGCTGCAGACACAGCGAGCAGCACTGCAG GGGCCCGCGACGGAGGCAGACGTGCCCCACCAAGCAGGACTCCGGCATATCGTGCCCCGACGACTGCGCGGATTGTTCAGACTTCGAACACACAG GCGGTTCCAGCAATGACGTCAGAAAAGCTTGCAGTCTCGATTCCGACGAAGcatattgtag GTGTCCAGATCGAAGGGATATTAAACCAAAGAATAATTCGTTAAATAGAGCAGAATcag ACGTAGACAAATTGGAGCCCTCGGGGCCAGAGCTGGTCAAGTTCATCAAGGAGACCTTGAACAAGAATGCAAGGGACAGGATGACACTACTCAAGATAGAAAAGGAGCTACATGCGCTGGTCACTGACACGGG GCGGTGCATCGTGAAGTTCCCGGTGATGACGTCGTACGGGCGCATGCTGGTGCACCGCGCGGCCGCGCTGTTCCAGCTGACGCATCACCTCGACCAGGCCACCAAGAACTCGGTCACCGTCAGCAAGAGCG GGACTTGTGGTGGGAGGATCCCGTGCACCAGTTTCAAGCAGTGGTGCACGGTCAACTTCCCGCCGAGCCCCGTGCGGCATCAGGACAGCGTCAACGCCAA ATCCATCCTCAAGCGTGACACCCATTCGCCTGATGATTCGGGTTCCAACTGCCGCGCCGTGGAGCGGAGCAAGTCGCTAGAACAGAGGGAGAAAGACTACGAGCGAGTGAGACGCAGGATATTCAGTGAG CAGGATAGCTGCTGTCAAGACGAGTCCCAATGGCCGTGGCTAAACGCTGGGCCGGTCAAGCTACTGACCCCCGATACTGGAAGGAATAAGTTGCTAAAA GTACAGTCACTGGAGAGCAGCGGTCCGTGCCAGCAGTCGTGGCGCAGCCGCGGCGCGGTCTCCAAGAGCCACAGCTTCGGCGGATACGGCACCGGCGCCGACCCGCCGCCGCAGCGGCTGCTCAGCCGGCAAG GAGACCTGGCCTCGAGTAGCTGGCGGCTGTCGCCATCCAGTTCTGGCTACAAAACTCTGAGCTTGAGGAGCACGGATTCAATCACGCCCTCGCCTACCG GCGGCGCGAGCCCCGAGCCCGCGCCGGAGGGGGCAGTCGTGTGGGCGGTCACAGACCTGTCGTCGGTGCCGCCGGGAGCGCTGGTCATCCATCCACAG ACCGGTCGTCCGCTGACGAACGCAGACGGCAGTGTATATCACTTCGATCCCGCCAACCCGCCTGTCATTTACGACGCGAGCGCCTACTTACAAGATCAGAAGGTAAGTCGATAG